One Phalacrocorax carbo chromosome 34, bPhaCar2.1, whole genome shotgun sequence DNA window includes the following coding sequences:
- the ZBTB4 gene encoding zinc finger and BTB domain-containing protein 4: MAPVVEVSDAGHCRSLLVELNEQRLRGQFCDVTIIAEDTKFRAHKNVLAASSPFFKRALAEEPTCPSPARVLELPGVQAGVFSDVLNFIYNSRLAVPSPAAARELGAVGRRLGISCLQGLEMGTPKETKGAWSPPGDPRPPAAPVDLTLTRPTAAAGAEASASRCGSCGRAFGAAAAASGLHAKLHRGRRASACRRCGRAFVHAKRLQSHEAACKDGPEAADNPESNAAPAPKQGKKALLLRHRALELIPEQEPVVKVVDGHVVYLCGVCQRSYMTLSSLKRHANVHSWRRKYPCRYCDKVFALAEYRTKHEVWHTGERRYQCIFCWETFVTYYNLKTHQKAFHGINPGLISSEKTPNGGYKPKLNALKLYRLLPMRAHKRPYKTYSQGLVTDGLLLPTGNPAEPAAGGAFPAPRPEPASVIAYGRPSASVIVHSGAAAAAAASVIAYNGRAGEAAVPAPAVPAPAVPAPAVPAARPMKKQVLRDYIEAQRAAGEAPVGDSGTAPATQPSPGAGGRTMTYVAKPAYVGAAGENRAAPLCQITVRIGEEAIVKRRISETDLRLETAGAGTAASPSAHRRAAAAAAAACSRRSGDDDSDAEDRLWRPYYTYKPKRKATGGGATGGGGTTGGGTTGGTTGGVKAKKSRWRRKLRSSRWSPGDGDGGDGDAPPGEGHRRRDWQHPCRVCGKTFTALRKLRKHQRGHEAGAGGGTGVATTGPATPRVGRRPSVRFACSRCAKVCKTAAALSRHAKRHQAASPTVIAYTPPAVKEEGGGEKGGVPLPPPPPPPPGDNSAAPPPAAACCRRRG; this comes from the coding sequence ATGGCTCCGGTCGTGGAGGTGTCGGACGCCGGGCACTGCCGGTCGCTGCTGGTGGAGCTGAACGAGCAACGGCTGCGGGGTCAGTTCTGCGACGTCACCATCATCGCCGAGGACACCAAATTCCGCGCCCATAAAAACGTCTTGGCCGCTTCCAGCCCCTTCTTCAAGCGGGCGTTGGCCGAGGAACCCACCTGCCCGAGCCCCGCCAGGGTCCTGGAGCTCCCCGGCGTCCAGGCCGGCGTCTTCTCCGACGTCCTCAACTTCATCTACAACTCCCGCCTGGCCGTGCCCTCGCCGGCGGCCGCCCGGGAACTGGGCGCCGTCGGCCGCCGCTTGGGCATCTCTTGCCTCCAAGGCTTGGAAATGGGCACCCCGAAGGAAACGAAAGGCGCCTGGTCCCCGCCGGGagacccccgcccgcccgccgcccccgtcGACCTCACCCTCACCCGCCccacggcggcggcgggggcggaaGCGTCGGCGTCGCGCTGCGGGTCGTGCGGGCGAGCCttcggggcggcggcggcggcctcgGGCCTCCACGCCAAGCTGCACCGCGGGCGCCGGGCCTCCGCCTGCCGCCGCTGCGGGAGGGCCTTCGTCCACGCCAAGCGCTTGCAGAGCCACGAGGCCGCCTGCAAGGACGGCCCCGAGGCCGCCGACAACCCCGAGAGCAACGCCGCGCCGGCGCCCAAGCAAGGCAAGAAGGCCTTGCTGTTGCGTCACCGGGCGCTGGAGTTGATCCCGGAGCAGGAACCGGTGGTGAAGGTGGTGGACGGGCACGTGGTTTACCTCTGCGGCGTCTGCCAACGCTCCTACATGACCCTCTCCAGCCTCAAGCGTCACGCCAACGTCCACTCGTGGCGCCGCAAGTACCCCTGCCGCTACTGCGACAAGGTCTTCGCCCTGGCCGAGTACCGCACCAAGCACGAGGTCTGGCACACCGGCGAGCGCCGGTACCAGTGCATCTTCTGCTGGGAGACCTTCGTCACCTACTACAACCTCAAGACCCACCAGAAGGCCTTCCACGGCATCAACCCGGGCCTCATCTCCTCCGAGAAGACGCCCAACGGCGGCTACAAGCCCAAACTCAACGCCCTCAAGCTCTACCGCCTGTTGCCCATGCGGGCGCACAAGCGACCCTACAAGACCTACAGCCAAGGCTTGGTGACCGACGGACTCCTCCTGCCCACGGGCAACCCCGCAGAgccggcggccggcggcgccTTCCCGGCGCCCCGTCCCGAGCCGGCGTCCGTCATCGCCTACGGGCGCCCGTCGGCGTCGGTCATCGTCCacagcggggcggcggcggcggcggcggcctccGTCATCGCCTACAacgggagggcgggggaggcggcggtCCCGGCGCCGGCGGTCCCGGCGCCGGCGGTCCCGGCTCCGGCGGTCCCGGCGGCGCGGCCGATGAAGAAGCAGGTGTTGCGGGATTACATCGAGGCGCAGCGAGCGGCCGGGGAAGCGCCGGTGGGCGACAGCGGGACGGCGCCCGCCACCCAACCGTCACCCGGCGCCGGCGGTCGCACCATGACCTACGTGGCCAAACCGGCCTACGTGGGGGCGGCGGGAGAGAACCGGGCGGCGCCGCTGTGCCAAATCACCGTCCGCATCGGCGAGGAGGCCATCGTCAAGCGGCGCATCTCCGAGACGGACCTCCGCTTGGAGACAGCCGGCGCCGGTACCGCCGCCTCCCCGAGCGCCCACCGTcgcgccgccgctgccgctgccgccgcctgTTCGCGCCGGAGCGGTGACGACGACAGCGACGCCGAGGACCGCCTCTGGCGCCCGTATTACACCTACAAACCCAAACGGAAGGCGACCGGCGGCGGCGCgaccggcggcggcggcacaaCCGGCGGCGGCACAACCGGCGGTACAACCGGCGGCGTCAAGGCGAAGAAATCCCGTTGGCGCCGCAAGCTGCGCTCGTCGCGGTGGTCGCCGGGTGACGGCGACGGGGGCGACGGTGACGCGCCGCCGGGGGAGGGTCACCGGCGCCGGGATTGGCAACACCCGTGCCGGGTGTGCGGGAAAACGTTCACGGCTCTGAGGAAACTACGGAAACACCAACGGGGACACgaggccggggccggcgggggaaCGGGGGTAGCTACAACCGGCCCGGCCACCCCCCGCGTGGGACGGCGGCCGTCGGTGCGCTTCGCCTGTAGCCGCTGCGCCAAGGTGTGCAAGACGGCGGCGGCGCTCAGCCGTCACGCCAAGCGGCATCAGGCGGCGTCGCCGACTGTCATCGCCTACACCCCGCCGGCggtgaaggaggaagggggaggggaaaaagggggtgtcccccttcccccgccgccgcccccgccgccgggtgACAACagcgccgcccccccccccgccgccgcctgtTGCCGGCGCCGGGGGTGA